The genomic interval ACCTAAACCAATTTTATCTACTCCTCTTTAAGGGGAGAAATTTGGGGAAGAAAATATTTACTTCgtctttaaaatttaatattattttcacaAGACTGTAAAGATACTGAAAgtttttaaataactttataattgtcATCTAATTCACTGACCATTCACTCTGCTttattatattcaataatttttaaattaattatttaagtatcaaatattatatcatggtaagttataaaaatcattgaactaattttttttctctttcacaATTAATTTTAGACACACCTAGGTGTATTACGtctatgaaaaaatatattgtattattttaatttaaagtgatttgtttttttactataatttaAAGTGATCTTAAATATAACTAACAAGTGTAATTATATACTTttcttaattgataaaaaaattatactatatcttaattaaattttcttcTTTCCAAATCTAACAGAAGGTTTTTACTTAATTACATTCTTAGCTCATCTATTTTATTAtgatcataaaattaattcctctttttaaaaatagatcttttttctttcaaattttatatttattataattttgatcttgatataagttttttatttaaaaaaattaactatatgatatatttttttaattaattaggatattaaagttgaaatattgatgatataaaatacttttacaCAATCATCCAATTAGAAATATTCAATATGCCACATCATATTGttcagtttttaaattaaatgtcactatctaaatatttattactaattgcAATAGTGTGATGATTTATTATTCTctattaaatatgtaataacaaaatgaccaaaaGAAATCATATTAGTACACATTGTAAGTCGTAAGTTTACAAAAGAAAGTTGCAATagttatagaaaaatatttggtgtgcacatataaataatataaataatgttatATGTAATATCCTGAGGATGGAATAGGAAGAGAGAGTATAagtaaaagtgtgttaaaatgCCGGTTATTTGGTTTAATGgtactttttaaataaaagaatccCTGTTAATATCTATGTTGTTGGATCTGGATCCGATAATGTTTCAACACTAAACACGCCTCTAGAAATAGAACCTATGCCTAGCCATTCAGAATCAAAATCAAGTTAATCCAAAGCAGCAAAAAATGAAAGTGTCCACGTCGTTCTAATACCTCTTGTCTTCCTTTGAGCAAAACCACCACCTTGTTATTTCATGTGAAAATCGTTACCCTTGTAATATAAGGCAAGAAATTTGGGCCTCAAGGTGGACGACCATTCGAATTCTAGACCAAACTATGTCTAAAATTGTTACGACATTGTTAGCAAAGGAGAATCATGTGCAGCTGTGAATGCATTGTATCAGAAGTTAGAACCGGATGACTGGATTTGCACCAAGAGAACAAGAGCCAACACAAAAATTACAATTCTGTATAATGACTATAGAACCTAGTCTAGCTGACCAGTAAAACCTGGGATGACATTGGTGCAATTTTATAAcagataaataaattgttattgtAAAAATAACAACTACAGAAATGCTAAAACTCAGTTAAAAAATAGTAGAAAGTACATTCATGCCTAAACAATTCCTAAATGTAACAGTCTGATCAGGAAATTCTGGTGCTACACACGTTCATACACTATATCAGTAACAACTGATAACAGCTCCTGTGAGACTCACAGGCTACCACTGCACTAACAGAACTTCCAACGGTTGTTGCAGTTAACACAAGTGACATAAGTTGTCATAGGTTCATCAGCACTGCGAGTCTGCATTTGGTAATAGGTGGTTTTCCTTTGACCACACCGACCACACTTAAACTGATCAGTTGTAGCTTTGGGCTGACCTCCACGCTCACAGTCAAACAAAGCCTTCTCCTTGATTTTCTCAATCTCCTGCTTCCTTTGCTCACTAGCCATTTCTGTTGAGCTCATGTTGAGCAGACGTTGTGGTTCAATAATACCGAGTAAAACTTTTCTCCGGAAATCTGGGTTCTTCTGATCCTTGAGATTAAACATTAAGGACCTATACTTGATCTTTTGTGCTCCATTTGAAGCACCCCACTTTTCAAATAATACAGATTCCACTGTCACTGCAACACGAATAGGGTCACATGCATTAACTTCATCCATGACATCTTCATCTGCCTCTTCAGAGACTTTAGATAAAGCATCATGGAGAAGTTCCCTTATTTTGTCTCGCATTGCATCATTAGATTTGATCATACTCTTTAGCTTCGGAGGAGTGGCAGAGCTGGATGAAATTTTCTTTGCCCCAGAAACTGGTATTTCCTCCTTGGCTATCTTTTCAACCTTGACGCTTGAGGTACGATCAGTTTTCTCAATTTTGACATCCATATCTTGTACCTTTCCATTTCCGGAGCTTAGGTTTGATGTACCATTCCCAACTTTCTCCACCTTGACAGTTTCTCCTTTTTCAACCTTCACGGACGAACTCCTTTGCATTTTATCAGTTTTAGCTCTCTCCCCACTTGCTGACTCGGCCTTATTAACAGAGTCTCCGTTCTTGTTTTTACTTGTTTCCTTGATAATTATGCATTTCCATATATCAATTAGGTCAACAGCAAAAGCCCGAATTTTCTGCTTCGGGTGCTTTGTGAGAACTTTAAGATGCTTTCCCACCTGAAAGATTACATCCggaaagaaaaatcaaaacaaatcttTACTGGTACAGGCAAAGCTATGAAACCAATACAGAATTGAGATCAATTTGATCTGCCCTTAACTATCTCCATTTCTCTTCTCTGAATTCCAAACATTAAAGTTTTTTCTATCTAGTTTTCAACGCCTCTTTAAGTTTTCCTTTAACTTAGGTTTCATTTACCCATTTGTCTCTGAAACtatcaatttcaaatatattaataacttaGATTATTAagtacaaaaaaacaaaaacaaaacaccGAAAAACCTTTCAATGTTGACAATGTTCTTCTGTTatgaatattaaaatcaaacaacattTATGAAGCAAGGATATACACAGATTCACCAGCAAGAAATTGTGGAAACATGAAAGTTATACTTATAAGAAATGGAGCATCAGCTAAAAAAAAAGAGGACATTTGATGCACAGTAAGGGTGTACTCTAttacaaatttacaaaaaaaaaaaaaaaaatattccacaTCTTCAAACCCATCTTAGTAGTAAACCTTTAATTGTTGGATAGAAAAAGGAAATCCATCACAGAGAAAAGGAGTTACGTATCacaaggagaatttgaaatatcATTCAAATTAGAAACATAGGGGAGAGGGAGGGAAGCAAGAGATGAATGAATGCAGAAATGAATTTAATCAACGGAATGACTTTAATGAATATAAaggattttataataatttgaatatCAAATATCTGGTTCAGAATCAATGTTGAAAATCAAATCTTGGGTCCAGAATcaatgttgaaaaaaaaatctcgGGTTCAGAACcaatgttgaaaaaaaaatctcgGGTTCAGAACCAATGTTGAAAATCAAATCTCAGGTTCAGAATCAATGTTGAAAATCAAATCTCAGGTTCAGAATCAATGTTGTAAATCATAATATAGAAGGCATCAAAAGTTCTCTACAATATATAAAGATGGGGATatgtttaggattttttttttaatttaaatatctataGCAATGAAAATGTGAAATAATCAAATCAAACCAGTTCCAGTTTCAATGACTTTGAAGCATAAAGAGTtgatttccaaaatatattcaaattaaaataaaataaaataaaaaaggagtCGTAAATACTATATTTGACTtctatatcaaataaattatagtCAATCGAAACCATTCCTAACTTTGATGTATTCAAACACAACTAAATATTGTTTACAACCAATTCTTCACAAGTCAAAATCCAAATTATTACATAACGACAAAAGCAATACATTCTGCCTGGCAACAAAGAAAAGGCAAACCGCTACACGACATCCACTACACCAGAGAGTTAAAAATTACtagatttgaaaattttatattggcGTGCATGGTGCCCAATTCATTTGGAAAATCCCTTACCTATACCTGGACTTGGTAACAGTACCATACCCGTATACATATTTTGGAAAATCTCATACACCCAGACTCAGTAATGGTTCCATACCCACCTGCATCTTTCGGAAAATATCATACCTATACATGGACTCGGTTCCATACCTGTACCCATCGTTTGGA from Cicer arietinum cultivar CDC Frontier isolate Library 1 chromosome 5, Cicar.CDCFrontier_v2.0, whole genome shotgun sequence carries:
- the LOC101504824 gene encoding transcription elongation factor TFIIS yields the protein MEKQKEKELIELYETARKAADASSTADSPHEESRCIDALEQLKKFPVNYKILVNTQVGKHLKVLTKHPKQKIRAFAVDLIDIWKCIIIKETSKNKNGDSVNKAESASGERAKTDKMQRSSSVKVEKGETVKVEKVGNGTSNLSSGNGKVQDMDVKIEKTDRTSSVKVEKIAKEEIPVSGAKKISSSSATPPKLKSMIKSNDAMRDKIRELLHDALSKVSEEADEDVMDEVNACDPIRVAVTVESVLFEKWGASNGAQKIKYRSLMFNLKDQKNPDFRRKVLLGIIEPQRLLNMSSTEMASEQRKQEIEKIKEKALFDCERGGQPKATTDQFKCGRCGQRKTTYYQMQTRSADEPMTTYVTCVNCNNRWKFC